The window CGCCTCCGCTGAACAACACCCGGACGGACTCGCGGGCCGAGAACATCACGTACAGAGACGAACCCAACACGGCGCCGACGAGCGCGATCCCGTAGAGGACCGCGATCGCGGGATTGACCCGAAGGGTCGTCGCCGAATCAACCGACTCGCGGTAGCGGGCGGCGGAGACGGTGAAGGTCTCTCGCGCCACCGACGTTGCGGCCTGCACCACGCAGTAGACCGTCCCGACGACGAACACCACGACGCCGAACCACGTCGACGGGGTGAGGTTCCGGCGCCAGTTCGGTGTCAGAAGATGCCCTGGAAACTCTGCGCCAGCGCCGCGTCGGTCACCGTGTAGTCGTTGCCGGCACCCCGGACCGCGTCGCCCATCAGTGCCACGCCGGCGGCGATGGCCTCGACCTGTCCGCTCACGTGCGAGCCGACGAGACGGGCCGCCCACTGCGTCGTGGACCCGGGCATCCCGTCGGCAGCCGTTGACACGGCGGTAGCGGCCTGAGTCTCCCCGATCTCCGTCGACGTCGAGTTCACCTGACCGGCGAAGGCGCGCAGGACCTCGGGATCGACCCTCAACGACATGGGATCTGACGTTACCGCAGTCCAAAGATGGCCCGGCGCACCAATTCTCTAGAGCTTGCGGCCTTCCACGAACACGCCGGACGGTGCACCGGTGGCGTCGCGGTGGTAGCGCGCCATCACATCAGGCGCATCCGTCGAGCCCATCTCCCAGTGCCGCGCACACAGCCAGCAGACCACGTCGGGTCCGTCGGCATCCACGTCCATCGCGATCCTGCTGCCGCGTGCGCTGTAGAGGTCGATGCGCTCGAGAAGGTTGTCCTGTTCCGCCTCGGGCCGGTCTGCGTACAGGCCCTCGGCGGCCCACGCGGTCGGTTCGCTGTGCGAGAACCCCGCCGCCGTCAGCGCGCGCGGCCAGTCGTCACCGAGATCGACGGGGACCGGCACGTAGGTGGCCGTCGGTGTCACACCGGCACGGGTCAGCGTCTGCTGTTTGAAGGCAAGCGTCCGGGGGCGGTCCACCTCGAAGATGACGGTGTCGTTGAGCCACGGCAACCGCCACGCACGGGTGTCGAGGCCGGGGGACAGCAGGACGATCTGCGCCAGGCCCGCGGCGCTCGCGGCGAGGAAGAAGTCGTCGAACCACTTGGTCCGCGCCGCGACATAGTCGGGGACCGCCAGTGCCGCCTGGTCGGGTTCCATCGGGCCCGCGGCGTCGACCAGCATCTGGGAGTACCGATCGGTGAACAACGGTTGATCGCTGGAGGTTTCGCGCACGCGCGCGACCGCAGTGCCCAGCGCGAGCGCGTCGATCCCGGTGTCAGGTGCGCCGGGACTGTCCAGAATCGTCATGCTCGCCGGATTCCCGTTCGGCCGCGAATTCATGCATTTCGTCCCTGGTCAGCAGATCGTCCCGGATGTTCTGCTCACGGTAGGCGAGCTGGCCCACCCGGTTCGCGATCACCGGCGCGGTGATGATGGTGAACATCCCGGTCAGGATCAACATGCCGACGTCGAGGTTGCCGCGCAGCCGGATCGCCGCACCGGCCAGCACCAGCAGCAGACCGAGCACCTGTGGCTTGGTCGCGGCGTGCATGCGGGACAGGGTGTCGGGGAACCGGACGACGCCGATCGCGGCGGTCAGGGCCAGCGCCGAACCGCCGAGGATCAGGACCGAGGCGATGATGTCGGAGACGGTCATCGCGCAGTCCCCTTGTCCGCCGGATCGGCGACGTCGGGGACGCGGAACCTCGCGACGCTGACCGATCCGACGAACGTGATCAGTGCCAGCGCGGTGAGGCTGTAGGTGACGGTGGTGTCGAGGCTGAAGGCCGCCCAGGTGCCGATGGCGCACATCGTCACCGCGACCAGCGTGTCGAGGGCGACCAGTCGGTCCAGGGTGGTCGGGCCCAGCAGCATGCGGAACATGGTCACCAGCGCGGCCAGCGACAGCATCGCGCCGGCGGCGATCCAGACGTACATCATGCGGGGTCCACCTCCTTGTCCTCCGACGGCCGCCAGTCGGTTTCACGCTCGAACGACGCCACCAGCAGCTTCTGCAGTTTGTCGATCTGGTGATAGAAGCGGTTGACGGTCCGCTCGGACCCGACGTCGAGGACGTGGACGTAGATCATCCGGCGGGACTGGTCGATCTCGAGGACGATGTTGCCGGGTGTCAGGTTCAGGATGTTGACCGCCAGCGCCAGCACCAGATCGGACTTCAGATGCAGGTGCGCCCGGAGCACCGCGGTGAGCGGAGGCGGTCCGGGTTTGACCGCCAGCGCGGCCACCTGAAACGACGACACCACGAGCCATCCGGCGACCGTGGCGATCAGTCGCAGCACCGACAGCGGATGGAACCGTCCCTCCACTGGGACCGGCGGCAGCGGAAGCAGCAGCGTGATCACCAGCGCGACCGCCAGTCCGGAGAGGATGTTGGCCGCAGAGATGTTGCCCCACAACAGGACCCACACCAGGACAAGCCAGCACACGATCCACACCCGCAGAATGGGCTGCCTCATGGCTGCCCCCCGAGGACCGCGCCGATGTACTGACTGCGATCCAACACCTCGGCGGCGGCCCGGTCGCTGTAGGCGATGATCGGCCCGGCCAGCACCGTCAGCGCGAGGCCGACGACGATCAGCGCACCGGTCGGTGCGAGCATGCCGACCGGCATCCTGCCGACGTCGTCGCGGTCGGAGTGTTCGATGTCCATGGTCTCGTCGGTGTTGTCGAGCAGCGCCGTCGGGGCGGGACCCGACAGGTGACCTTCCGGGGCGTCCTTGCGGGCCCGCCAGAACGCCTTCGTCCAGACGCGGGCGACCACGTAGAGCGTCAGCAGGCTGGTGATCACGCTGCCCGCGACCAGGATCCACGCGAGCACCGATCCGGATTCGGCGCCGGCCTCCAGCAGCGCCACCTTCCCGATGAAGCCTGAGAACGGCGGAATCCCACCGAGATTGAGTGCGGGGACCACGAACACGAACGCCAACAGGGGGCTGGCGGCGGCGAGTCCGCCGAGCCGCTCCAACGTCGAGGCGCCGGCCTGGCGCTCGATGAGCCCGACGACGAGGAACAGGGTCGTCTGCACGAGGATGTGGTGTGCGACGTAGTAGATCGCCCCGGCCATGCCCAGCTGCGTCGACAGCGCGATACCGAACACCATGTAGCCGATGTGGCTGACCAGCGTGAAGGACAACAGACGCTTGATGTCGCTCTGGGCGATCGCGCCGAAGATGCCGATGACCATCGTCAGCAGACCGGCCACCAGCAGGATGCGGTCCATCCCGCCGCCGGGGAACAGCAGGGAGTGGGCCCGGATGATCGCGTACACACCGACCTTGGTCAGCAGGCCCGCGAACACCGCGGTGACCGGGGCGGGCGCGGTCGGGTAGGAGTCGGGCAGCCAGGCCGACAGCGGGAACACCGCGGCCTTGATGCCGAACGCGACCAGCAGCACGGCGAACAGCGCCATCCGCGTGCCCTCGGGGACGTCGTCGAGGCGCACCGCGATCTCGGCGAGGTTCAGCGTGCCGGTCGTCGCGTACACCAGCGCGATGCCGAACAGGAACACCAGCGACGAGACCATCGACACCATCACGTAGGAGATGCCGGCGCGGACGCGTTCCTTGCTCGCGCCGATGGTCAACAGCACGAAGCTCGCGGTCAGCAGCACCTCGAAGCCGACGAACAGGTTGAACAGGTCGCCGGCCAGGAACGCCATGAACACGCCCGCCGACAGCACGAGATAGGTCGGCAGGAAGATCGACACCGGTTGGCGTTCGTCGCCGTCGCGGATGCCCTGACCGATGGCGTAGAACACGACCGCGAGCAACACGATCGACGACACCACCAGCATCAGCGCCGAGAGCCGGTCCACCACCAGCGTCACACCCAGCGGACCCAGACCGTCCTCGGTCGGGCCCCAGCCACCGACCTGCAGCGCGATCGTGCCGTCGCGGTCGGCCAGATAGAGCAGAGCGGCCGACACCGCGACGACCGCCGACAACCCGGACACCACGATCGCGCGCTGCAGGCGCGGGCGTCGTCCGGCGATGAGCGTTGCGGCCGCCCCGAGCATCGGGATCAGGACCGGCAGCGGGGTGAGGACTGACGCGAGATGTGCCCCGATCATCGCGACCCCTCGTAGCCGGGAAGCGCGTCGAGCTCGTCGGGCAGGTCGGTGTCGCGGGACGCGTCCGGCATCAGGCGCTCCTCGATGTCGTCGTCCTCCTTGCCGGACAGCTGGGAGACCCTGATGTCCTCGGGGTCGTTGCTGACTTCCTCGATCGTGTTGATGCGGTACGACCGGTAGGTCAGGGCCAGCACGAACGCGGCGACGCCCATCGTGATCACGATCGCGGTCAGGATCATCGCCTGCGCCAGCGGGTCCGCCGTCGCGGTCTCGGTGCCGCTGGTGCGGCCGCGCACGGGCGGGTTGCCCGACGGTCCGCCCGCATTGAGGATCAGCAGGTTGATCGCGTTGCTGATGAGCAGCAGACCCAGCAGCATGCGGGTCAGGTTGCGCTCGAGCAGCAGGTACACCCCGGCGCTGGCGAGGACGCCGATCAGGATCAGCGGTATCAGGAACGTGGTCATCGCTGCCTCACCGTCCGGTCGGTCTGCCGGCGTTGTTCGCTCAGCTCGACATCGATGCGCGCGCCCAGGCTGCGCAGCACGTCGAGAACCAGACCGACGACGATCAGATACACCCCCAGGTCGAAGAAGAGCGCGGTCACGAACTTGACGCTGCCCAGCACGGGCACGTCGAACTCGATCACCGCCGAGGACAGGGCCGGGGCGCCGAGCAACAGGGAGGCCACAGCGGTCCCGGCGGACAGCGCCAGGCCGGCGCCGAGGATCTTGCCCGCGTCCAGCGGCAGCGTCTCGCCGAGCTCGTAGCGGCCGCCGGCGAGATAGCGCAGCACCAGGGCCAGGCCGGCCATCAGGCCACCGGCGAACCCGCCGCCGGGAACGTTGTGGCCGGCGAAGAAGAAGTACGCCGAGAGCACCATCATCACCGGGAAGATCAGCCGGGTGGCAACCTCCAGGACCAGCGACCGGTGCCGGGGGTCGCGCAGTTCGCTGCCGCGCAGCCAGGTGATCTCGCCGGCGGCGGGGCTGATGTTGTAGGACGACGGCAGCAGGCCGATGTCGGGCTGGCCGGCGTCCGAGACCCTCGGCGCGGCACCGAAACGACGACTGCGGAACACCATCGACGCGACGCCGGTGGCGGCGACGAGCAGCACCGAGATCTCACCCATCGTGTCCCACGCGCGGATGTCGACGAGCAGCACGTTGACGGTGTTCGAGCCGTGGCCGAGCACATACGCCGCTTCGGGCAGCAGGTCGGCGATGGGCCGGCCGGTGCGGGCCGCCATGGCGTACGCCGCGAGCGTGGTGACCGCGGCGCCGACGGCCAGGGCGAGCGCGGCCCTCGGCAGGCGGTACCGGGTGTTCTCCTCGCGGCTGGTCTCCGCGGGCAGCGTGCGCAACACGAGCACGAACGCGACCAGCGTCAGGGTCTCGACGAGGAACTGGGTCAGTGCGAGGTCCGGCGCACCGTGGAACGCGAAGATCGCTCCGCAGCCGTATCCGGTGACTCCGACCATCAGGACCGCCGCGAGGCGATTGCGCATCACCACCGCCGCGATCGCGGCGGCGACCATCAGCAGCCCGACGATGACCTGCGGCGGAGAATCCCACAGCGCGAACTCCGGCCGGTCGCGGGCGCCGAACGCCAGCACGCCCAGGGGCAGCAGCACCAGGGTGATCAGGATGAACGACTGCGTCTGGGGCAACGATCCGCGTTGGGTCAGCGCGGTCAGCCGCACCGACAGGATGTCGGCGCCACGGATCACCGCGTCGTAGGTGCGGTCGGCGTTGCCCAGCGGCACGTACGGCAGCCGGGCCCGCCGCAGCCGGCCGCGTCCGACGTACACCGCGACACCGGCGAGCAGAACCAGCGCCGACAGGATCAGCGGCAGGTTCACCCCGTGCCACAGCGCGAGGTAGTAGTCGCCGTCGTAGCCTTGCGGGTCGGGGACCGTGTCGCTGTAGTTGCTCAGGACGGTGTCGAGCGGCTTGGGCCACAGGCCGAACACCAGGCCCGCCGCGGCCAGGATCGCCGGCGGGATCAGGAAGCCGAGCTCCGGGCGGTGCATCTCCTCGACGCGGGTGCTCGGGTGGGGCAGACCTTTCCGGCCGAACGCGCCGAACACGAACCGCAGGCTGTAGACCGTGGTCAGGACCGAACCCAGGACGATGCCGGCCAGCACGAACGGCGACGCGGCACCCAGGTAGGGGCTGTGCAGCACGGTCTCGAAATCGGCCTCCTTGGCGATGAAGCCGAAGAACGGCGGCAGCGCCGCCATGGAGGCGGCGGCCGCGCACCCGATGATCAGCAGCGGCTTGGACCGGTCACCCAACCAGGCCAGCCTGCGGATGTCACGGGTGCCGGTGGCGTGGTCGATGATGCCGACGACCATGAACAGCGCGGCCTTGAACATCGCGTGCGCGCACAGCATCGCCAGGCCGGCGAGCATCATCTCGCTGCCGCCGACACCGACCATGATCGTGATGAAGCCGAGCTGGCTGACGGTGCCGAACGCCAGGATCAGCTTCAGGTCGTACTCGCGGATCGCCCGCCACCCGGCGAGCAGCATGGTGAGCAGGCCCAGGCCGACGACCGTCGGGCGCCACTCGGGGCTGTCGGCGAAGCCGGGGGTCATCCGGGCGATCAGATACACGCCGGCCTTCACCATCGCGGCCGCGTGCAGGTAGGCGCTGACGGGTGTCGGCGCGGCCATCGCGCCCGGCAGCCAGAAGTGCAGCGGCACGATGGCCGATTTCGACAGCGCGCCGATGAGGATCAGCACGAGCGCCACCGACGCGGCGACCCCGGTCGGCGGGTTGGCGATCAGCTCCGACAGCAGGAAGGTGTCCGCGATGTTGCCGATCACCACGATGCCGACCAGCATCGCGAGGCCGCCGAACGTCGTCACCAGCAGCGCCTGCATCGCGGCCCGCCGCGTCGTGGCGCGTTCGGCGTAGTGCCCCACCAACAGGAACGACAGGACGGTCGTGATCTCCCAGAACACGTACAGAACCAGCATGTTGTCGCTGGTGACCAGGCCGAACATGGCCCCGGAGAACGCGACGAGCTCGGCGGCGAAGCTGGGCAGGCGCTTCTCGATCCGGCCGTCGTGGTGGCGGAAGTAGTCGGCGCAGTAGAAGAGGACGAGCGCGCCGATCGCCAGCACCAGCACGCTCATGATCGCGGCAAGCGCGTCGAACCGCAGCGTGATGTCCATCGACAGGCCGGGCACCCACGGGACGTCGACGTTGCGCGACTGACCCTTGGCGGGCCAGTTCAGCACCACCCAGACGAGTGATCCCAGCGGCACCAGCGCGAGTGGATAGAACGCCAAACGGCCCCACCGGTACACCAGCAGAGGTGCCAGAAGGGCGGCGGCTGCGTGGGCAGCGAGGATGGCGAGCATGGCTCCGTCTCGTCGTGGGCGGCACGCTGTCGGGCGGGCTTACCGTCGGGCAGGTGGACATGGGGTGTCAGCCGTACTGACTTTGGAGTCACTCCAGTCTACGGGTGCCCTGCACCATCGCTCTGATGCGCTCCTCGACTCCCGATGCGAACACGAACAGGAGCTCGTCGCCCGCCCGGAGCGCCTCGTCGGGACCCGGAACGATCAGATGGATTCCCCGCATCAGCGTCACCAGGGCGCTGTCGGTGGGCATCTCCAGGTCGCGCACCCGCCGCCCGACCAGCGGGCCGCCGTCGGGAAGCGTGAACTTCGCGACGTTGGTGGCCTTCTGTCCGAGGTCGCCGCGCGAGTCCCGCCCGAGGGCCATCAGCCGGACGAGGTGACCGACGTCGATGGCCCCCTCGACCGCGGCGACCAGGGCCAGCGGGGTCGACACCGCGACGTCGATACCCCACGCCTCGGTGAAGAGCCATTCGTTGCGGGCGTCGTTGATGCGCGCGACCACCCGGTCGATGCCGAACTCCGTCTTGGCCAGCAGCGCCATCGCGAGGTTGGCCTTGTCGTCTCCGGTGGCCGCGATCGCGACGTCGCAGATCTGCATCTCGGCCTCTTCCAGTGACGCGATCTCGCAGGCGTCGGCCCACAACCATTCGGCGCCGGGGACGGTCGCCGGCTGATACCGGTCGAACTCCTTCTCGATGAGCAGGACCTTGTGGCCGTAGTCGACCAGCTCCTGGGCGACCGATCGACCGACGGCACCGGCGCCGGCTACTGCGATCCGCATCGAGCTCCCGTCACTGATTTACTCACTCGGGTGACCCTGCACCAGTTGTACGTCGCGCTGTTCCTCGGCGGTCTCGTACTGCTGGCGAGCATCGCCGCGACACGGCTGGCGACAGGGGTCGGTCTGCCCAGCCTATTGCTGTTCCTCGGCGTGGGCGTGCTGGTCGGTGAGGGCGGCCTGGGCCTGCAGTTCGACAACGCGCAACTGGGGCAGGATCTGGGCACCGCGGCGCTGGCGGTCATCCTCGTCGAAGGCGGTCTCACCACACGCTTCAGCGACATCCGCAAAGTCCTCGCACCGGCGGCGGTGCTGGCCACCCTCGGTGTCGCGGTGAGCACGGTGGTGACGGCGGCCGCGGTGCACTGGCTGCTCGGCATGAACTGGCAGCTGGCCCTGCTGCTGGGTGCGGTCATCTCCAGTACCGATGCGGCCGCGGTGTTCTCGGTGCTGCGGGTGGTCCCGCTCCCGCGCCGCTTGAGCGGCCTGCTCGAAGCCGAATCGGGCTTCAACGACGCTCCCGCGGTGATCCTGGTGATGCTGTTCAGCGTCGTCCCGATGGAGCTGAACGCGGTCGACATCGTCGGAACCCTCGTCTACGAGCTGGGGATCGGCACAGTGCTCGGCCTCGGGTTCGGGGTGCTGGGCGCGATGACGTTGCGGCGCATCGCGCTGCCGGCCGCGGGCCTCTATCCGCTGGCGACGTTCGGTCTGGGCATGCTCGCGTTCGCCGCCGCCGGAACGGCGCACGGCAGTGGATTCCTGGCGGCCTACCTGGCCAGCGTGGTGCTCGCCAACTCCGGCCTGCCCCACCGGTCGGCGACGCGGTCGTTCGCCGAGGGCGCGGGCTGGCTGGCGCAGATCGGGGTGTTCGTGATCCTCGGTCTGCTGGTGTCCCCGGACCAGCTGCTCGACGAGGTGGTGCCGGCCATCGTCGCCGGGCTGGCGCTACTGCTGCTTGCCCGCCCGATCTCGGTCTTTCTGTCGCTCATCGGTTTTCGGGTGCCGTGGCGGGAGAAGATGTTCCTGTCGTGGGCCGGTCTGCGCGGCGCGGTGCCCATCGTGCTGTGCACCTACCCGATCGTGGCCGGGGTGCCCGACAGCTGGCGGCTGCTGCACATCGTCTTCATCCTCGTGGTGCTCTACACCGCGATCCAGGGCCCGAGTCTGCGCCGGGTCGCCGAGTGGCTGAACCTGATCCCGCGCGACACCACCCGCGAGATCCAGGTCGACGCGGCGCCGCTGGACGTGCTCGGCGCGGAACTGCTGACGATGACGGTGCTGCCGGGATCGCGGCTGCACAACGTCACCGTGCTCGAGCTGCGGCTGCCGGATCCGAGCGTCATCACGCTGATCATCCGCGACGGGCAGTCCTTCGTCCCGCAACCGGTGACCCGTCTGCAGATCGGTGACGAGCTGCTGATCGTGACGACGTCGGTGACGCGGGATCAGGCCGAGCGCCGGCTGCGGGCGGTGAGCCGGCGCGGGAAGCTCGCGTACTGGTTCGACGAGTACGGCGACCCGGCCTAGTGGTGGGACCGGTGGCCGGTGAACCCCGGGCACGGCGGCATCGCCAGACGGATGGGTAATGCGTGGACCAGGACGCCGATGCCCGCGCCGAGGATCGGCCAGACCGGCCAGAAGTACCAGCCGCCCGAGCCCAGTCCGACGGCCAGCCAGACGGTCAGGACGATGACGACCATCGCGGCGTAGCCCGCGAGGTGGACATGGATGCCGCGGCGGGCGGCCGCGGTCCTGGCCGCCTGCCGGCGGGGATCGTTGCGGCGGAGATCGGCCACCGGCAGGTCGGCGGTGAGTTGGCGCAGGTCCGGTGTGGTGTACGCGTCGTACACCGCCAGCAGACGGGATTCGTACTCGGTCATGTCCAGGTAGCCCTGCGCGAGTGCCTGGCCGAGAACGTCCGCGGTGGCCTCGCGCTCCCGGTCACCGGTACGCAGTGTCGGTGAGGTCATGAGTCCTCCAAGTCTTGACAGTGACAAGTTCGACGATGGCACTCAAACTAGTCACTGTCAAGATAAAACTGGCGCAGCGCGTGGAGGCGGTCGACGGCGCGGCCCGTGGTGAGTTCCACCCGCTCCTGAGGATGCTGCCAGTAGTGGCGGACCAGCTCGATCAGTGCGGTGCCCTCGGGGGTGTAGATGCCGGGGGATTCGAGGACGCACCGGGACTCGTCCCTCATCGTCAGCACCATCGGCGGCCAGAACCGTGTGTGACCGTCACGCGCCTCGGTCCCGATCCCGACGACGTCATCCCACCTGCCGTGGTGTGTGCCCACGAGCGCGGGGAAACGAAAGCCCTCGGGGGTCAACTGCACGTAGCTGATGCCACGCCGCCGGTAGCCCCACCACCACCACGTCAACCCCACTGCCGCTCCGAGGCACGCGAGCGGAATGATCACGAAGGACTCGGGGAACGTGGAGAAGATCGGGATGTAGAGGTTTCCGTAGGGAACCGACACGACCAGCGCGGCCCAACACAGGGCCGCACCCGTGCCGGTCATCCGTCGTACTGCCGTGTCGATGCGTGCGTCGGGCTTCAACACGGTGCCCTCGGGGGTGAACTCGACCCGGGGCGACGTGCTGGTCGACGCCAGCACCACGCGGATGGAGACGGGCCAGGTGACGGACGCGACCAGGGCGATGGCCACAGTGGCCCAATAGCCCTCGCGCGCAGCAAAATACGCCCAACCCCAGCACATGGCCACGACGACGAGCGTGACGGCTATGCCAGTCCTTCTCAGTACCTTGTTCATGAGATCAGCGCGGAGGCATCTGCCGGTCGACGGCGTCGGCGTTCTGCTGCTCGGTGTGGGAGTACTCGGTCGCCGACGAGCCCAGCTTGGCGCTCAGATCGGTGGAGATGAGATGCATCTTCTCGGCGGCGCTGCGACGCGCGAGTTCGGCCGACTTCAACGCCGCTGCGGTGGAGGTGCACACCACACCGTGGGTCTTGAACACGTCGCCGGCCGATCCGTCGGGCGCGGACCTCGCCGAGTCGATCGTCGCGGCGACATTCTGCTGTATTCCGGCGGTGCCCCGGATGGACTCGGAGACGCGCAGCGGTGCGGGTGTGCCCGACTGCGCCCCGGACAGCCCGCCGGGCATCTGCGCGCTCTCGTCCACGACGCCGTAGTGCGATCCGATCTGGCGGATCCGGTCGGCGTTGTCGGCACTGTGCGAGACCATCTCCGTGACCCGTTGCATCGCGAACGGCACGGTCGCGGCGACGGCCGCGAGCTCGATGGCCATCGCGGCAGCCGCGCCGCCCGGAGGGATGAGCTTCGCAGTGATGGCGGCGGGAATGGCTGCGGCCAGCATTACCTGACGCGTGGAGACGAAATCGCGGGTGTCCTGCACCTGCCCGGCCTCCTCGGCCAGGACTTCCTGGATCTGCCCGTCGAACGTGGCCATGCTGCCGGCCCGTTGCTGCTGCTCGGTGTTGCGCAGACCGTAGGCATCGCTGGCGTCACCTTGCCAGTCCGGAGGCGGAACCGCTTGTTGCAGTTCATCATTGGCTTCGGAGAACTGTCGGGCGCCGTCGGTGAAACGCTCGCCGTCTTCGGGCCGGCCGAATCCGAGGGTGTTGGACGCCGCGGTCAGCGTCATCAGACCGGCGTTGATGATCGGCGTCGCCACCGAGGTCGCCAGCCCGGTCGCACCCATGGTCGACCCTCCGACAGCCGCCAGGGACTGCATCAGGATCGCCGCGTCGGTGGCGATCGCGGCCGAGCCCAGCGCGGGGTCCGAACTCATCATGTTGGCGTGATCGGCCACGCCGTAGAAGTAATTGGCGTCCACCCACAGCTTCCCCAAAGCCATGAATTCGACCCTATCAACGGGCGGAAAGGGTCAGATGCACCAATTCATCGGCCCTCGTGCGCATAGCGCGCACTGAGTTCCTCCAGCGCGGCATCGGCCTGAGCGGGGGTCGCGAACGGCATATTCGACGACACGAACTCGCGTGCCTCGGTGCGGTCGACGCCCTGGGCCACGAACATCTCGACGACCGTCACATGCATCACGGCGGTGGCGCGCTTGGCCGCGACCTCGGCCAGTTCGGTGATGGCGGCGGCGAGTTCGGACTCGGTCCACCGGGTGACCGCCGGGGTCAGGGCGACCCGGGCGATCGACCCGTCCAGATTGGCCGTGATCGTGATGGTTCCGGACGGATTCGTCACCTGGACGACGGGGATCTCGGGACCGGGGTCCTCCTCGGGGGCGACCAGGGCATCGAGGTCGCTGCCGG is drawn from Mycolicibacterium gilvum and contains these coding sequences:
- a CDS encoding potassium/proton antiporter; the protein is MTLHQLYVALFLGGLVLLASIAATRLATGVGLPSLLLFLGVGVLVGEGGLGLQFDNAQLGQDLGTAALAVILVEGGLTTRFSDIRKVLAPAAVLATLGVAVSTVVTAAAVHWLLGMNWQLALLLGAVISSTDAAAVFSVLRVVPLPRRLSGLLEAESGFNDAPAVILVMLFSVVPMELNAVDIVGTLVYELGIGTVLGLGFGVLGAMTLRRIALPAAGLYPLATFGLGMLAFAAAGTAHGSGFLAAYLASVVLANSGLPHRSATRSFAEGAGWLAQIGVFVILGLLVSPDQLLDEVVPAIVAGLALLLLARPISVFLSLIGFRVPWREKMFLSWAGLRGAVPIVLCTYPIVAGVPDSWRLLHIVFILVVLYTAIQGPSLRRVAEWLNLIPRDTTREIQVDAAPLDVLGAELLTMTVLPGSRLHNVTVLELRLPDPSVITLIIRDGQSFVPQPVTRLQIGDELLIVTTSVTRDQAERRLRAVSRRGKLAYWFDEYGDPA
- a CDS encoding DUF1707 domain-containing protein — translated: MTSPTLRTGDREREATADVLGQALAQGYLDMTEYESRLLAVYDAYTTPDLRQLTADLPVADLRRNDPRRQAARTAAARRGIHVHLAGYAAMVVIVLTVWLAVGLGSGGWYFWPVWPILGAGIGVLVHALPIRLAMPPCPGFTGHRSHH
- a CDS encoding EspA/EspE family type VII secretion system effector — encoded protein: MALGKLWVDANYFYGVADHANMMSSDPALGSAAIATDAAILMQSLAAVGGSTMGATGLATSVATPIINAGLMTLTAASNTLGFGRPEDGERFTDGARQFSEANDELQQAVPPPDWQGDASDAYGLRNTEQQQRAGSMATFDGQIQEVLAEEAGQVQDTRDFVSTRQVMLAAAIPAAITAKLIPPGGAAAAMAIELAAVAATVPFAMQRVTEMVSHSADNADRIRQIGSHYGVVDESAQMPGGLSGAQSGTPAPLRVSESIRGTAGIQQNVAATIDSARSAPDGSAGDVFKTHGVVCTSTAAALKSAELARRSAAEKMHLISTDLSAKLGSSATEYSHTEQQNADAVDRQMPPR